GGAACGCGTTCACATTCACAACGCCCAAGTGCGACAATTTTCGAAAGCGTTTTCCCAAAATGCAAATCAGATGCAGCGATTAATTCTAGTCGATGATCATGATAATGaagatgataataataataatgatgatggtgGTATTTGTATGCCTTATAGACCATGAGATTACACTAGCTTGTAAATAATTGTATCTATTgacttaactttttttacttattgttaaatttaagatacgagtaacaataataaaatgtttcgcaaggaactttatttatttgaaaagatCCTTAAACTCTTGCAAAtccttttgttgctgtgtcATTTGTTGTGAGCTCGGTTTGCCCAATAATTGACAGGTTTTCAGATCAACACCCAGCTCTATGAGTGCTCCAATCAGTTTTGTGGTATATAGTAAAGGTCCGCCCACCAGATGTAGGAAATCATAGTGTTTCTCACGTCTTGAGCTGAAGAGAATACGCTTGGAGACAAAGTTGCCATAGTTGCTGATGCGTCCCACTGTAATATAACGCTTCAAAGATGGCGCATAAACCTCCAGGCTGGCACGGAGTGTTTCCGAAGGCGTCAAACTATCCGCCGGGCTGTAAGTCACACGGAAGGGCACATCCAGTGCTTTGTAGAAATCTATGGCCAAATTAAGCAGCTGCTCCATTTGTTCTTCGGCTTCTTCAGCTTTCAAAGTGGCCACAAAACTCTGCACGGCATTTGTTTGGGTGGCCGTATAGAGACTTGCCGTGGGTCCATAGAGTTTTCCCTCCTCGCGGTTATAGCTGCGTCCACAGGCAACGTATTTCAGGGGAAGCACCGATGGATAAACACAGAGTTTCGTCATGGCACCCAGGAAACTCTCAAAAGCACCGCCGCCCGTTAAATAAgccacatttaatttattctgcaaaTGCTCCTCTTTAACGAGATGATAATGCGCCAGGGGCGTGGCATTCGCCTCCAGCAGCACACAGCGCACAAAGTCCGGATTGGAGGTGGGAATAAAATCCCCCCGGGTAaccaaataatttgttaatgcCTGCATGGCATTTATGTCGAAATGTGCTGCCTGCTCCAACAGATAGTAACGATTGTTGTCTATAAAATGCAGCAGTTCCGTGTGCTCCAAGTGGCAAGTGATTTGTCTGTTTTTTTCAGGCACTCCATGGCGATAGATGAGTTTCAGCTGATCCTTGGGCGGACACTGAGCGTGCAGACGATTGGGCAGCTGCAGAAAGTCATGTATGAAATCATCCTCAATGGGATACAATTTTAGCTTGATTGCTTTGACCTCATTGCGCAACGCTTTGCCACGCTCCCGTAAAGTCTTTAGTTGCTCCTCTTCCTTGCCTTCCTTTACTCCCGATTTCAGTTGTTTTGATATCAAATCACGCTCCTCGTGCAGCCGCTGCAGTTGCTCATGATGTGTCTGATATTGTTGGTACTTTTGGAGTACTGTTTCCAGTTTAATGTCCAGACCACGGCTGGCGATGCTCTGCTCCAAAGTTGCACGATCTCGAAATGTGCCGGCAAAGTCCAAATAAGGCTGCAGTGTTACATAGTTCTCATTTGCCTTATCGCCGGTTATATAAAGTGCGGATATGTGTCGTTTATTAGTAAAACAACTTTGTGCTAAACGACGTAAGCTTAACATggctcaatttttaaataacaaaaataaaattattttacaatcaGCTGTTTTTCTCTTTAATAGAGATAAGCGCAATCAGCTGTTCTCTGTTAGCGATGAGTGCTTGCTCAACTCTGTTAGCTAGCTCACCAGTGACATATCAGAAATGTTACTTGGAAGACAATAACATAACGTTATTAGcagacatttaaaaaacagCTCTAaaaccactgttgccaacttagcgaTTTTTTGGTTAAGTTGACtgctaaaaaaattgaaaaattttatttggccGGATATCtgactattttaaataatcagttatgttttgttattaatattttatatatatttaataatgtaaaagatgtaaaaaaaaaaattacaccagatatgtaattaaatatactataaaaattaagacacACTActgtttgttaattaaaaaaaactaatttaataaacaaagatcaaacaagaacaatatatgtacatttaaaacataacacaaaaatatgaaaaaagacTATCTGGTaattttttgaacaaattcatttgttgtttttgataaaCGTTTTGTGGCTAATACTTGGCAGTCATGAATGTGTTTTTCACCTATCACTTGATGCCTTGAAGTACTTCGGCAAAGGACGGAGGTGGCTTAAAGTTAATAACTTCCTTATAGACGAGCTCCTTCCATTTTTCCACAGAGATATTCATATCCTCAAAGCTTTGATCATAATGCGGCGATATACGTTCATCGCTTGGATCGGCGTATTTCTGCAGATAGGGATGAGCAAGTGCCTGCTCGGCCGTAATACGTTTGTCCGCATCCAACTCCAGCATTTTCTCTAATAGATCAACGGCCAGAGGATTGGCATTCTTGAAAATATCATTAAAGTTTGTACGTTTCATCGGCGGCAGGGATTGTATATAATTGCGTGCATTATCCGAAGATATTTTCTTCATGAAATCATCGGGCGGAGTGCCGAGCATTTCCATAATCAGATTCAGCTGATGAATGTGATCGGTGCCGGGAAAGAGTGTACGACGTGTTATCAGCTCGGCCATAATACAACCCACCGACCAAATATCGACAGTCTGACTATAATGCATCCAGTTGAGCATGATTTCGGGAGCACGATACCATCTGGTGGCCACATAACCCGTCATCTCATTCTCCGTCGGTCGCGCCAAACCGAAATCCAAAATACGCAACTCACAATCCTCATTTACGGCAATATTGGATGGCTTCAAATCCCGATGTATGATCCCGGCactatgtatatatttcagaCCTCGTAGTATTTGATACACCAAGAATTGTACATGATCATCCGATagattttgcatttttataatattattgagaTCCGCATCCATTAGATGCGTCACCAGATACACATGCTGAAAATCTTCCAGTGTAGACTGCGGTGAATGTGGATGAAATATGTCCAGCAGACCAATAACATTCTCATGATCCATATGCTTTAACAGCATTAATTCCCGATAGGTTCGCTTCGCATGCACCGTCGATTGAAAGGGACGGGAGAGTTTCTTAATCGCCACATGCATGTTGCTCCCTCGCACTGTTGCCTTACACACCTGTCCGTAGGCACCCGATCCCACCACCTGCAACTGCTGGTATATTTCCGGCACTTCCCATTCCGTACGATTAATATCCAATTTGtaaaacttttgcatttttagctGCCAACTGaagatatttgatttttaagtacGCAATacgaaaccaaaaataactGATTACGTTTATCTTGATCGGGTTTCCTGTCAGCACTATCAAACAAAGTATTAATACTTCATTCTTATGGGTGGTTTACAATCTACAGACCTTACTTacgtttgtgtatgtgtgcgtgtgtgtgttgtgtgatTACTTTTAACACTGTTATTAACTGATCCTTAAGAATTGTTCTCAGTTAATCAAACGCTTCTGCTGGCTTGCATGTccttatttatgttattttaattttataaaattgaacaaaaattcagcttattattgttataagCAGCGACCAATTAATGCGTCATGGCtgcttaataaaaacaaaaaaaaaaaacaagataattaacataatcttaaaatgttattaacagCAAACACTTATCTTGAGGCAGTGTTGCCAAAGCAGCGTTTTTACGCCATTCTAGCAATTATAAACTACaactgcttttaattaaatagtatgataaatattttctaggCAGTCTTTTCTTGCAATTTGTCTAATAAGGcgcatattttaattaaaaatgcagttCACTGTTTAAAAAACAGTGTAAATTATAACATAACCAAGTGAGTAAAACAGAGCCATTTTGAGCAGTATTTATAATAACGGACACTGTAAGATTCattatgttattaatttcaaattttaattttctaattttaatagcCATATCataaataactatttaaaacGTCAGTAAAGTTATGTGATTGGAAACGGAAATAGATAAAGTTGAACTTTACCTCACAATTTATCTATTGCTGataagcaaatattaaaaattcaattaaaaacttatcgATAATTGAATTCGATTAAATAGGGCTGGCGACGCAAATTCAATCAGCTGTTAACAGGGTAAACATGAATAACATGTTACAATAGTCAACGCTCTCGCTCTCAATTACAATATTTGCAAAGTAGGCTGGCCCATagtgcatatacatatatgtgtgcttaactacttttaaatattttaaatcagcGAATAGTTACCTAAAGCGCCTGCGCGATGTACACTAAGCTTATCTCATTAATCTAATCGtgccatttaaattgaaactcTGGATCCGCGTACACTGTGCGGTCAAAAACAGTTGGTCGTCGAAGCCGCAAACAAACGGGAGTGTGTccaattctctctctctctcttgtcaTTCGCCTGCAGTTGTAACCTATAAAATTACGTCGAGTAAGTAcgataaaataaagtttaagtaGTTGCAATTCAAGATATGTACTTAGCAATTGTGATGATACTGAGGCATCAGAGAGAGATGTCCTCCAAAATTATCATAGACAAACCGGCCTGACCTTTGGAACGGCCCTCAAATCTAAAATATGCATACTTACTTATATTATAGATAGCAGTTTCGAAATCGATTAACTTAAaccacacacagagagagtaTCTCAATCTCAGTGCTCGATAAGATAGCTCGCCAAGGCGGTTCAAAGGGTATTCcaccaaataaatatatacagttgGTCAAATACATTTCTTGACAAAATTCAcgttttcatatattttctaGTTTGCATGCCTTCTATAATTTGCTATAGTTGATCTTGGTTTTTAATACacgtaaaaaaataaattatgtgttGCATTGAATAaacgtattttttaaaaagaaatatgtgaatattttttttctatcaacaacaattatttgattaacTGTACACAGTATATCAAGTATCAAAtatcacatattttattttgcaaaaacaaaaaaacattattttgtaatttttattttaaatatatgaaacattaatatatttttattattttatgagtctTATAGTTTTtagaactaaaaaaataaattatcaattataattgagatttattaattattaaaaaaaacaatgaaatagATATACTctttattgtattaaaataaatataaattaatagtttatatagtaaaaataattaaatgcttcCGATATGTAAGTAGAAGACACCCTGTGACCCGGCATTTCTACCTTGTACTTGCAGCTCATCATGACTTCGCAGTTGTTGCCCGGTAATATCGTTTTTGGAGGCCCCATTCCCAGCCAGGTGGCACAGAGCTATCGCTCCCTGGGACAATATGTGTTGGATCAGTACAAGAGCTTTGGTGACCAGACGGTGATGATTGATGCGGTATCTGGCACTGAATATAGTGCAAAGTTCATGTATGATTCGATTGTGAGATTGGCACAAATCCTACAGAAACTGGGTGTCAAGCATAACGATGTCGTTGGACTGTCCAGTGAGAATAGCGTTGGATTTGCCATTGCCATGTTTGCGGGCTTTGCAGTGGGTGCCACTGTGGCGCCCTTGAATGTCACGTATTCGGATCGTGAGGTGGATCATGCCATAAACCTGTCGAAACCAAAGGTTATATTCGCCTCAAAGATTACCGTGGATCGTGTTGCCAAGGTGGCCAAAAGCAATAAGTTTGTCAAGGCCATCATTGCACTCAGCGGCACCTCGACCAATCATCCCAATGTGCATTCCTTCTCGGATCTCATGAACAATGACAAGTTCAAGACGACTCCCGATTTTACAACGCCCAAGGCGAACAAAACTGAGGATGTGGCATTGATTGTCTGCTCCTCGGGCACCACGGGGCTGCCCAAAGGTGTCCAGCTGACCCAGTTCAATCTCCTGGCCACCCTCGACTCCCAACTGTAAGTTAAAAGAAATTAGAAAATGAAgattagaaaacaaaaataaggaaCAATGCAATTAGGATAAAGACAATAGAAAGAACAAATCCGAagtatttatcaaatattttgcaaaccaaaattaagataattttaatcaagACATAAAAATTCGGAAAATAATATTAGGAAGATAAAAGCTATCAAAATcggaaatcaaaaatattttacataaaatcttacttttaaaaattacaaggATCGTTTAAGTTTTTAGACACAGtgcttatttaatatttttgaaattaaaattgggGGAAAACAAATTAGAAggtaaagttataaaaaatattttgttaaaaactgTATgagttttgttaaatatttttgaaagcaaaacgtttttaaaaaaagcacaactagaaaattcaaattagagcaaaatttattaatatttgaaatcaaatatattttttaaaaaatcagacGATTATCTGAATTAAGTTAGTATTCATATTGTTAAATAAGATTCTTGCCATCCGTAAAGTAAATCTTGCtacttaaaaattcttaacaatataattttgttcgcttagactttaaaaaaatttaaaacctttgagaaatacaatttttgttatttttaatacttttaaccAGGGTACTTGAACTATACTGatccaaaaaaatgttattccgAATTTTTGCATACATGAGtcttattttcctttttctttttaaatttgattcttagTATTTTTGGATTGTTGTTTGTAATTCAATTCGTATAAGGTTTTTAGTTACTTAATTGACTTGTATTTCTTTCTTAAAAACAGGCAACCTACCATGGTTCCTCTCAATGAGATAACCCTGCTGACAGTCATTCCATGGTTCCATGCCTTTGGTTGCCTCACGCTCATCACAACTGCGACAATGGGAACACGTCTGGTCTACTTGCCCAAATTCGAGGAGAATCTCTTCCTCTCCGCCATTGAGGtaattacatataaattattattaagtgatcatttaatataaatcaaatgaattgcAGAAATATCGTGTGATGATGGCATTCATGGTGCCACCATTGATGGTCTTCCTGGCCAAGCATCCCATTGTGGACAAGTATGATCTGTCCTCGTTGATGGTTCTGCTGTGCGGTGCTGCGCCGCTTAGCCGTGAAACTGAGGATCAGATCAAGGAGCGCATCGGTGTGCCCTTCATCCGTCAAGGATATGGATTGAGCGAGTCCACGTTGAGTGTGCTGGTGCAGAATGATGATTTCTGCAAACCTGGCAGCGTTGGCGTCCTCAAGGTTGGCATCTATGCCAAGGTTATTGATCCCGATACGGGCAAACTCTTGGGTGCCAATGAACGTGGTGAACTTTGCTTCAAAGGTGATGGCATCATGAAGGGCTACATTGGCGATACAAAGTCCACACAGACGGCGATTAAGGATGGCTGGCTGCACACTGGTGACATTGGCTACTATGATGATGAATTCGAATTCTTTATTGTGGATCGCATTAAGGAGCTGATCAAATACAAGGGCTTCCAGGTGCCACCAGCTGAAATCGAAGCATTGCTCTTAACCAACGATAAGATCAAAGATGCTGCCGTCATTGGCAAACCCGACGAAGAGGCTGGTGAACTGCCCATGGCATTTGTGGTCAAGCAGGCGAATGTGCAACTCACCGAGGATGATGTCATACAATTTGTGCAAGAGCGTGCTTCTCCAGCCAAGCGTATTCGTGGTGGTGTCATTTTCATCGATGAGATACCCAAAAATCCCAGTGGCAAAATATTGCGACGTGTTCTACGCGACATGTTGAAGAAGCCAAAGTCCAAGTTGTAAACTATTTAAGCGTAGCAAATCATTTGttgtacaaattttataaattttccattacgctttattattacatattacTAAACTatggttttgttttcaatgtgTGTTTTATAAACTACCAACTGGTTGGATtgtgtttaaactttaaatatagatttatacTTGTCTTGTATTTggctttttaaaatctaaaataaaaactatttccaTAGATAGTCACATAcataatatgtattatatatatattctatatatttgaaatgagACACGCTTAGttacatttgttgtttatgtctGAACTAACAATAACatgttacatatatatacaactaCATACTGCATTTGTATACGTAATTGTATCTGTAAGAACGATCAACAAacattctttatatatatctttctTTTGTAATTGTTCTCATATTGTTTTCGTTTCACTTTTCGCTatagatgtatatatatttcttctaTGTATTTgttatgcatgtatatatagatatatatttgaaatatttaactacATTGTTCTGGCTTTGTAAATAGTTgcttaattaacattttttgggAAAAA
The genomic region above belongs to Drosophila innubila isolate TH190305 chromosome 3R unlocalized genomic scaffold, UK_Dinn_1.0 2_E_3R, whole genome shotgun sequence and contains:
- the LOC117792351 gene encoding serine--tRNA synthetase-like protein Slimp is translated as MLSLRRLAQSCFTNKRHISALYITGDKANENYVTLQPYLDFAGTFRDRATLEQSIASRGLDIKLETVLQKYQQYQTHHEQLQRLHEERDLISKQLKSGVKEGKEEEQLKTLRERGKALRNEVKAIKLKLYPIEDDFIHDFLQLPNRLHAQCPPKDQLKLIYRHGVPEKNRQITCHLEHTELLHFIDNNRYYLLEQAAHFDINAMQALTNYLVTRGDFIPTSNPDFVRCVLLEANATPLAHYHLVKEEHLQNKLNVAYLTGGGAFESFLGAMTKLCVYPSVLPLKYVACGRSYNREEGKLYGPTASLYTATQTNAVQSFVATLKAEEAEEQMEQLLNLAIDFYKALDVPFRVTYSPADSLTPSETLRASLEVYAPSLKRYITVGRISNYGNFVSKRILFSSRREKHYDFLHLVGGPLLYTTKLIGALIELGVDLKTCQLLGKPSSQQMTQQQKDLQEFKDLFK
- the LOC117791914 gene encoding mitogen-activated protein kinase p38a, which encodes MQKFYKLDINRTEWEVPEIYQQLQVVGSGAYGQVCKATVRGSNMHVAIKKLSRPFQSTVHAKRTYRELMLLKHMDHENVIGLLDIFHPHSPQSTLEDFQHVYLVTHLMDADLNNIIKMQNLSDDHVQFLVYQILRGLKYIHSAGIIHRDLKPSNIAVNEDCELRILDFGLARPTENEMTGYVATRWYRAPEIMLNWMHYSQTVDIWSVGCIMAELITRRTLFPGTDHIHQLNLIMEMLGTPPDDFMKKISSDNARNYIQSLPPMKRTNFNDIFKNANPLAVDLLEKMLELDADKRITAEQALAHPYLQKYADPSDERISPHYDQSFEDMNISVEKWKELVYKEVINFKPPPSFAEVLQGIK
- the LOC117790181 gene encoding 4-coumarate--CoA ligase 1, which encodes MTSQLLPGNIVFGGPIPSQVAQSYRSLGQYVLDQYKSFGDQTVMIDAVSGTEYSAKFMYDSIVRLAQILQKLGVKHNDVVGLSSENSVGFAIAMFAGFAVGATVAPLNVTYSDREVDHAINLSKPKVIFASKITVDRVAKVAKSNKFVKAIIALSGTSTNHPNVHSFSDLMNNDKFKTTPDFTTPKANKTEDVALIVCSSGTTGLPKGVQLTQFNLLATLDSQLQPTMVPLNEITLLTVIPWFHAFGCLTLITTATMGTRLVYLPKFEENLFLSAIEKYRVMMAFMVPPLMVFLAKHPIVDKYDLSSLMVLLCGAAPLSRETEDQIKERIGVPFIRQGYGLSESTLSVLVQNDDFCKPGSVGVLKVGIYAKVIDPDTGKLLGANERGELCFKGDGIMKGYIGDTKSTQTAIKDGWLHTGDIGYYDDEFEFFIVDRIKELIKYKGFQVPPAEIEALLLTNDKIKDAAVIGKPDEEAGELPMAFVVKQANVQLTEDDVIQFVQERASPAKRIRGGVIFIDEIPKNPSGKILRRVLRDMLKKPKSKL